A region from the Sandaracinus amylolyticus genome encodes:
- a CDS encoding ABC transporter ATP-binding protein, which produces MTTSLLELRKVERVYGHGDAEVRALDGVDLAIGRAEFVAVMGSSGSGKSTCMNILGCLDQPTGGEYLFDGVSVGGLDRDQRAMLRRLHLGFVFQGFNLLARTSALENVELPLLYRGVRSDERRARAMSSLERVGLADRARHMPSELSGGQQQRVAIARALVTDPAVILADEPTGNLDSQRSVEIMQLLQRLHREQSITIVMVTHEPDMAAYCERLVTFRDGRILSDAKNEAPS; this is translated from the coding sequence GTCTACGGGCACGGCGACGCCGAGGTGCGCGCGCTCGACGGAGTCGACCTCGCGATCGGGCGCGCCGAGTTCGTCGCCGTCATGGGCTCGAGCGGCTCGGGCAAGAGCACGTGCATGAACATCCTCGGCTGCCTCGATCAGCCGACGGGCGGCGAGTACCTCTTCGACGGCGTCTCGGTCGGCGGGCTCGATCGCGATCAGCGCGCGATGCTGCGGCGCCTGCACCTCGGGTTCGTGTTCCAGGGGTTCAACCTGCTGGCGCGCACCAGCGCGCTCGAGAACGTCGAGCTGCCGCTGCTCTATCGCGGCGTGCGCAGCGACGAGCGACGCGCGCGCGCCATGTCCTCGCTCGAGCGCGTCGGCCTCGCCGATCGCGCGCGCCACATGCCGAGCGAGCTCTCGGGCGGCCAGCAGCAGCGCGTCGCGATCGCGCGCGCGCTGGTCACCGATCCCGCGGTCATCCTCGCCGACGAGCCCACCGGCAACCTCGACTCCCAGCGCAGCGTCGAGATCATGCAGCTGCTCCAGCGCCTCCACCGCGAGCAGTCGATCACGATCGTGATGGTCACCCACGAGCCCGACATGGCCGCGTACTGCGAGCGGCTCGTGACCTTCCGCGACGGGCGCATCCTCTCCGACGCGAAGAACGAGGCCCCGTCGTGA
- a CDS encoding ABC transporter permease, translated as MIGATILLALRSLRRNPLRSFLTTIGIVIGVASVIAMVTLGRGATAKVTNEIASLGNNLLIVVPGAANQRGPSSVSRPFTLADARAIDEQIPDALAVAPNAGAAARIVYGSRNWSTSITGATNDWFVVRDWDVAIGRRFHEGEVRSGTAVCVLGETVRRELFGSGDPVGARVRVASVACEVIGVLESRGQSTFGQDQDDFVVMPLVAVQRRLLGSDDIGVIAVSANDGATSRVQSEITALLRQRRHIQHGEEDDFSVRDLREVSNMLGVVTGVLTALLGAIAGVSLLVGGIGIMNIMLVSVTERTREIGIRLAIGARSREILSQFLIEAVVLSVVGGLAGIALGLGASALAARGLGLPFVFGADVVLGSFVFSALVGVFFGWYPARRAARLDPIEALRHE; from the coding sequence GTGATCGGCGCGACGATCCTCCTCGCGCTGCGCTCGCTGCGCCGCAACCCGCTGCGCTCGTTCCTCACGACGATCGGCATCGTGATCGGCGTCGCGTCGGTGATCGCGATGGTCACGCTCGGGCGCGGCGCGACCGCGAAGGTCACCAACGAGATCGCCTCGCTCGGCAACAACCTCCTCATCGTCGTGCCCGGCGCCGCGAACCAGCGCGGCCCCTCGAGCGTCTCGCGCCCGTTCACCCTCGCCGACGCGCGCGCCATCGACGAGCAGATCCCCGACGCGCTCGCGGTCGCGCCCAACGCCGGTGCCGCGGCGCGCATCGTCTACGGCTCGCGCAACTGGAGCACCTCGATCACCGGCGCGACCAACGACTGGTTCGTGGTGCGCGACTGGGACGTCGCGATCGGACGCCGCTTCCACGAGGGCGAGGTGCGCTCGGGCACCGCGGTCTGCGTGCTCGGCGAGACCGTGCGCCGCGAGCTCTTCGGCTCCGGCGATCCGGTGGGCGCGCGGGTCCGCGTCGCGAGCGTCGCGTGCGAGGTGATCGGCGTGCTCGAGTCGCGCGGTCAGTCGACGTTCGGCCAGGACCAGGACGACTTCGTCGTGATGCCGCTGGTGGCGGTGCAGCGCCGTCTGCTCGGCAGCGACGACATCGGCGTCATCGCGGTCTCCGCGAACGACGGCGCGACGTCGCGCGTGCAGTCGGAGATCACCGCGCTGCTGCGCCAGCGCCGTCACATCCAGCACGGCGAGGAGGACGACTTCTCGGTGCGCGACCTCCGCGAGGTCAGCAACATGCTCGGCGTGGTCACCGGCGTGCTCACCGCGCTGCTCGGCGCGATCGCCGGCGTGTCGCTGCTCGTCGGCGGCATCGGGATCATGAACATCATGCTGGTCTCGGTGACCGAGCGGACGCGCGAGATCGGCATCCGCCTCGCGATCGGCGCGCGCTCGCGCGAGATCCTCTCGCAGTTCCTCATCGAGGCGGTCGTGCTCTCGGTCGTCGGCGGGCTCGCGGGGATCGCGCTCGGGCTCGGCGCGAGCGCGCTCGCGGCGCGCGGGCTCGGCCTGCCGTTCGTGTTCGGCGCCGACGTCGTGCTCGGGTCGTTCGTGTTCTCCGCGCTCGTCGGCGTGTTCTTCGGGTGGTACCCGGCGCGCCGCGCGGCGCGGCTCGATCCCATCGAGGCGCTGCGACATGAGTGA